One Qiania dongpingensis genomic window carries:
- a CDS encoding biotin synthase BioB, with the protein MIIEGKKEVLEVLRMPEAQFEAEVAPEAAKLRDERKDGSLLAMAMLGYDNICKNQCLYCGMRASNSGVKRYRLAPEDVIASARMASENGFHHIFLVSGEDPKYGFDNLLHIVEAIHGMGMHQSLACGEYSLEQYRELKSAGAEEYVMKFEMSDEETFNRLNPSTNFKKRMSAIESVKASGMRLASGNIVGFPGQGLDQLAEDILLMKKLDISWAPVIPYMPAQNTPLAAEGGVGDLLTNRKEIALLRLMMPDVNITAQQPGKDLRNGLADPEGNRDAILSGANVLFCDLLPDALAKNFRVIDNRNVSGTEHLYQIAELTGLALSF; encoded by the coding sequence ATGATTATTGAAGGGAAAAAGGAAGTTCTGGAGGTTCTTAGGATGCCGGAGGCTCAGTTTGAAGCGGAAGTTGCGCCGGAGGCCGCGAAGCTGCGGGATGAGAGGAAGGATGGCAGCCTGCTTGCGATGGCGATGCTGGGATATGATAATATCTGTAAAAATCAGTGCCTGTACTGCGGCATGCGGGCTTCCAACAGCGGTGTCAAACGGTACCGTCTGGCTCCTGAAGATGTGATCGCTTCGGCGCGGATGGCCAGTGAGAATGGATTCCACCATATTTTCCTCGTATCCGGGGAAGATCCCAAATACGGATTTGACAATCTTCTGCACATTGTGGAAGCCATCCACGGGATGGGCATGCACCAGAGTCTTGCCTGCGGGGAATACAGCCTGGAGCAGTACCGGGAGCTTAAGTCCGCCGGCGCGGAGGAATATGTGATGAAGTTTGAGATGTCGGACGAGGAAACCTTTAACCGGCTGAATCCTTCGACGAATTTCAAAAAGCGCATGTCAGCCATTGAATCCGTAAAAGCCAGCGGCATGAGGCTGGCCTCCGGAAATATCGTGGGATTTCCGGGGCAGGGCCTGGATCAGCTGGCAGAGGATATTTTGCTGATGAAAAAGCTGGATATCAGCTGGGCTCCGGTCATTCCATATATGCCGGCCCAGAACACGCCGCTGGCGGCGGAAGGGGGCGTGGGAGATCTGCTCACAAACAGGAAGGAGATTGCCCTGCTCCGTCTGATGATGCCGGATGTGAACATTACGGCTCAGCAGCCGGGGAAGGATCTGCGGAATGGGCTGGCAGACCCTGAAGGGAACCGAGATGCCATCCTGTCCGGCGCCAATGTGCTGTTTTGCGATCTGCTTCCGGACGCTCTGGCAAAGAATTTCCGGGTCATTGACAACCGAAATGTGTCCGGGACAGAGCATCTTTATCAGATCGCGGAATTGACGGGGCTGGCCTTAAGCTTCTGA
- the hydF gene encoding [FeFe] hydrogenase H-cluster maturation GTPase HydF: MGMDSTPRSNRLHIGIFGRRNVGKSTLVNALTGQETSLVSDVAGTTTDPVYKAVELRGFGPAVFIDTAGFDDEGVLGSMRVGKTKEAMTKTDVAVILFDSLPGEEIEWAARFTERKTPVIAAVNKICRPEEREAVKKAIRDSLGLEALELDLRTGAGVEALKRKIVESAPENFWDVSLTGGLAGEGDLVLLVMPQDIQAPKGRLILPQVQTIRELLDKKSLVMSCTADKMEMTLKALVRPPRLIITDSQAFAEVYRLKPEESMLTSFSVLFAGYKGDIREFLRGAEAIEGLTESSRVLIAEACAHSPTEEDIGRIKIPKLLRRHVGRGLCIDFVRGVDFPKDLSRYNLVIHCAACMFNRKYVMERMEAARRQGVAISNYGIVIAYLNGILDKISFVP; this comes from the coding sequence ATGGGAATGGACAGCACACCGAGATCAAACCGGTTGCATATCGGCATTTTCGGCAGAAGGAATGTGGGGAAATCCACGCTGGTCAACGCACTGACAGGGCAGGAGACTTCCCTGGTGTCCGATGTGGCGGGGACGACGACGGATCCGGTATATAAGGCAGTGGAGCTTCGGGGTTTCGGACCGGCGGTATTCATCGATACGGCCGGCTTTGATGATGAAGGCGTTTTGGGAAGCATGAGAGTCGGGAAGACGAAAGAAGCCATGACGAAAACCGATGTGGCAGTCATACTGTTCGATTCTTTACCGGGAGAAGAGATTGAGTGGGCGGCCCGGTTCACGGAGCGGAAGACACCGGTAATCGCCGCGGTCAACAAGATCTGCCGGCCGGAGGAGAGGGAGGCGGTGAAGAAAGCCATCCGGGACAGTCTGGGGCTGGAAGCCCTGGAATTGGATCTGCGTACGGGAGCCGGCGTTGAGGCGCTCAAGAGAAAAATCGTGGAGAGCGCTCCGGAGAATTTCTGGGATGTGAGCCTGACCGGGGGCCTGGCGGGAGAAGGCGACCTGGTGCTATTGGTAATGCCGCAGGACATCCAGGCTCCGAAGGGCAGGCTGATTCTGCCTCAGGTGCAGACAATCCGGGAACTTCTGGATAAAAAATCCCTGGTGATGAGCTGTACGGCCGATAAGATGGAGATGACCTTAAAAGCGCTGGTAAGACCGCCCAGACTGATCATCACCGACTCCCAGGCTTTTGCGGAGGTTTACCGTCTGAAGCCGGAGGAGAGCATGCTGACCTCGTTTTCTGTCCTCTTTGCGGGATATAAAGGGGATATTCGGGAATTTCTGCGGGGAGCGGAGGCCATCGAAGGGCTTACGGAAAGCTCGAGGGTATTGATAGCGGAGGCATGTGCCCATTCTCCCACAGAGGAAGATATCGGCAGGATCAAGATTCCGAAGCTTCTCCGCCGCCATGTGGGGCGGGGGCTTTGCATCGATTTTGTCCGGGGGGTGGATTTTCCAAAGGATCTGAGCCGGTATAACCTGGTCATCCACTGCGCGGCTTGCATGTTTAATCGGAAGTATGTGATGGAACGCATGGAAGCGGCGAGGAGACAGGGAGTCGCCATCAGCAATTACGGCATTGTGATCGCTTACTTGAACGGAATCCTGGATAAGATCAGCTTCGTGCCATAA
- a CDS encoding ATP-binding cassette domain-containing protein: MKDIVVANIYKSFGEEQVLKDFSGVFKGGETTSVMGGSGCGKTTLLNILMGFIPPDAGAVTGVPEKKSAVFQEDRLCESFGAVSNVRMAAGSRIPKELVKEHLKELGLKEDMFLKPTADFSGGMKRRVAIARAVLFDADILFLDEPFKGLDAATRQAAISYVLKYTKGKTVILVTHDEAEAKQMGGAVIRMEQAEIWEENDDY; the protein is encoded by the coding sequence GTGAAGGATATTGTAGTTGCAAACATATATAAAAGCTTTGGGGAAGAACAAGTGCTCAAAGATTTTTCCGGGGTGTTTAAGGGCGGAGAAACCACGAGCGTCATGGGCGGTTCCGGGTGCGGAAAAACTACGCTTTTAAATATTTTGATGGGATTTATCCCGCCGGACGCCGGCGCTGTGACAGGAGTCCCGGAGAAGAAAAGCGCCGTCTTCCAGGAGGACCGTCTCTGCGAATCCTTCGGGGCTGTTTCCAACGTCCGTATGGCCGCCGGGAGCCGGATTCCGAAGGAGCTGGTGAAAGAGCATCTGAAAGAGCTTGGATTAAAGGAAGATATGTTTCTTAAGCCGACGGCTGATTTCAGCGGCGGAATGAAACGCAGAGTGGCCATTGCCAGAGCGGTGTTATTTGACGCGGACATCCTTTTCTTAGATGAGCCGTTTAAAGGACTGGACGCCGCCACCAGGCAGGCAGCGATATCTTACGTGCTAAAGTATACAAAAGGAAAGACCGTGATTTTGGTGACCCATGACGAGGCCGAGGCAAAGCAGATGGGCGGCGCGGTCATACGGATGGAACAGGCGGAGATTTGGGAGGAAAACGATGATTATTGA
- the gap gene encoding type I glyceraldehyde-3-phosphate dehydrogenase produces MAVKVAINGFGRIGRLAFRQMFNAPGYDVVAINDLTSPKMLAHLLKYDSSQGKYALADTVSYKEGEGDTEGAVIIGGKEITIYKKANAAELPWGELGVDVVLECTGFYTSKEKASAHIAAGAKKVVISAPAGNDLPTIVYNVNHNVLKKEDTVISAASCTTNCLAPMAKALNDLAPIQSGIMTTIHAYTGDQMILDGPQRKGDLRRSRAGAINIVPNSTGAAKAIGLVIPELNGKLIGAAQRVPTPTGSTTILIAVVKGAVTKEAINDAMKAASTESFGYNTDEIVSSDVIGMTYGSLFDATQTMVSPMENGDTQVQVVSWYDNENSYVSQMVRTIKYFAELA; encoded by the coding sequence ATGGCAGTAAAAGTTGCGATCAATGGTTTTGGACGTATCGGCCGTCTGGCATTCAGACAGATGTTCAATGCTCCTGGATATGATGTTGTAGCGATCAACGATTTAACCAGCCCTAAGATGCTGGCTCATTTATTGAAATATGATTCATCTCAGGGCAAGTACGCGCTGGCTGATACTGTTTCTTATAAAGAGGGCGAAGGCGATACCGAAGGCGCTGTTATCATCGGCGGCAAGGAGATCACCATCTATAAAAAGGCAAACGCTGCCGAACTGCCTTGGGGCGAGCTGGGAGTAGACGTTGTACTTGAGTGCACAGGCTTCTATACCTCCAAAGAGAAAGCTTCTGCTCATATCGCAGCTGGCGCGAAGAAAGTAGTTATCTCCGCTCCCGCAGGCAATGATCTTCCTACTATTGTATATAATGTAAACCATAACGTACTGAAAAAAGAAGATACGGTCATCTCCGCAGCTTCCTGTACGACAAACTGCCTGGCTCCTATGGCAAAGGCTCTCAATGACCTTGCTCCGATCCAGAGCGGTATCATGACCACGATCCATGCTTATACCGGAGATCAGATGATCCTTGACGGACCTCAGAGGAAAGGCGATCTGAGAAGGAGCCGTGCAGGCGCTATCAACATCGTTCCCAACTCCACCGGCGCTGCAAAGGCCATCGGTCTTGTTATCCCTGAACTGAACGGCAAGCTGATTGGCGCTGCTCAGCGTGTACCTACTCCCACAGGCTCCACCACGATCCTGATCGCAGTAGTGAAGGGCGCTGTTACAAAGGAAGCGATCAACGACGCTATGAAGGCTGCTTCTACAGAGTCCTTTGGCTACAATACCGACGAGATCGTGTCCAGCGACGTTATCGGCATGACTTACGGCTCTCTGTTTGATGCGACACAGACCATGGTTTCTCCTATGGAGAATGGCGATACTCAGGTACAGGTAGTTTCCTGGTATGACAATGAGAATTCCTACGTTAGCCAGATGGTGAGAACTATCAAATACTTTGCTGAGTTAGCTTAA
- a CDS encoding prolipoprotein diacylglyceryl transferase — protein MKEILFEIGPFKIYGYGLMIAIGVIAAFAVAMYREKKWKIGDDKVFDLGIWSLVGGLIGAKLLFWITELPSLIENPAKIWSTMSTGFVVYGGLIGGILAGYLFCRVKKLVFLKYFDLVMPSIALAQAFGRVGCFLAGCCYGRETHADWGIIFQESAYAPNGVSLIPTQLISSGLNFLNFLALILIARRTKKNGQVGALYLVFYSIGRFVLEFFRGDPRGNVGALSTSQFIAIFMLIAGIAIFVGCGRKKDSEAEAAAEAADGEEENASAEQEPEEETEK, from the coding sequence ATGAAAGAAATATTATTTGAGATAGGCCCGTTTAAAATATACGGATACGGCCTGATGATCGCCATCGGGGTCATCGCAGCTTTTGCGGTCGCCATGTACCGTGAGAAAAAATGGAAAATTGGCGATGATAAAGTGTTTGACCTCGGAATCTGGAGTCTGGTTGGCGGCTTGATTGGAGCAAAGCTTCTGTTTTGGATAACGGAACTGCCGTCCCTGATCGAAAATCCGGCCAAAATCTGGTCGACGATGTCCACAGGTTTTGTGGTATATGGCGGACTGATCGGCGGAATTCTGGCGGGTTATCTGTTCTGCCGTGTGAAGAAGCTTGTTTTTTTGAAATATTTTGATCTGGTGATGCCGTCCATCGCCCTGGCACAGGCCTTTGGACGGGTGGGCTGCTTTTTGGCGGGCTGCTGCTATGGGAGGGAGACCCACGCAGACTGGGGAATCATATTCCAGGAATCCGCCTATGCTCCCAATGGAGTGAGTCTGATACCCACCCAGCTGATTTCCAGCGGGTTGAATTTTCTGAATTTCCTCGCGTTGATTCTGATCGCCAGACGGACAAAGAAAAACGGTCAGGTGGGAGCCTTGTACCTGGTCTTTTACAGCATCGGACGGTTTGTGCTCGAGTTCTTCCGGGGCGATCCCAGAGGAAACGTAGGGGCGCTGTCCACTTCTCAGTTTATCGCGATCTTTATGCTGATTGCCGGTATTGCGATTTTTGTCGGCTGCGGAAGAAAAAAGGACAGTGAGGCAGAGGCGGCGGCTGAAGCCGCGGATGGAGAAGAAGAAAACGCTTCGGCGGAACAGGAACCAGAGGAAGAAACTGAAAAATAA
- a CDS encoding ABC transporter permease — protein sequence MMKRRRLYERAAAVIFALLLWQAASMILGQQLLLVSPVRVLLRLGALWLEPGFWQTLWFSFLRIEGGFFLGLFLGALLAVISSRSHLIETLLWPFLVAVKSVPVASFIIISLIWLSASGLSVFISFLMVFPIVYFNVLQGMKSTDGRMLQMAEIFQMPWRRQLFYIYLPQVRPFLFSACSTALGISWKAGIAAEVIGIPDGSIGERLYEAKVYLSTADLFAWTIVIVLLSVLFEKVFMKFMKWGFARLEKL from the coding sequence ATGATGAAGAGAAGACGGTTATATGAACGGGCCGCAGCTGTGATCTTTGCCCTGCTCCTATGGCAGGCGGCCTCGATGATTCTGGGGCAGCAGCTCTTACTGGTCTCGCCGGTCAGGGTTCTTTTGCGTCTTGGTGCGCTTTGGCTGGAGCCCGGATTCTGGCAGACTCTCTGGTTCAGCTTCCTGCGGATAGAAGGCGGCTTTTTTCTGGGCCTTTTCCTGGGAGCCCTTCTGGCAGTCATCTCGTCGAGGAGCCATTTGATAGAGACTCTCCTGTGGCCCTTTCTGGTGGCGGTCAAGTCTGTGCCGGTAGCTTCTTTTATCATTATCAGCCTGATTTGGCTGAGCGCGTCGGGTCTTTCCGTATTTATTTCGTTCCTGATGGTATTCCCGATCGTATATTTCAACGTGCTGCAGGGAATGAAAAGCACTGACGGCAGGATGCTCCAGATGGCGGAAATCTTTCAGATGCCGTGGAGGAGGCAGCTTTTTTATATCTACCTTCCTCAGGTAAGACCCTTCCTGTTTTCTGCGTGCAGTACTGCGCTTGGCATATCATGGAAAGCGGGGATCGCGGCGGAGGTGATCGGGATTCCCGATGGTTCCATCGGAGAGCGGCTTTATGAAGCGAAGGTATATCTGAGCACGGCGGATTTGTTTGCCTGGACCATAGTGATCGTGCTGCTCAGCGTCCTGTTTGAGAAGGTTTTCATGAAATTTATGAAGTGGGGCTTTGCCAGATTGGAGAAGCTGTGA
- a CDS encoding aminopeptidase, translating into MDERIKKLAYNLVNYSCRVQPGENVYVHYTGIDTANLARQVVKEVYQAGGRPYIHFTDSRMQREMLLHCTEEQLRLMAEVDGMEMSRMDCYLGIRGGDNINELSDVPPEKLSLYSSLYTTPVHHGIRVPKTKWVVLRYPSPSMAQSAGTSLEAFEDFYYDVCCLDYRKMDEAMKPLVELMNKTSQVRIKGPGTDLTFSIEGIPAIPCAGTMNIPDGEVFTAPVRDSVNGTLRYNTPSVYQGFTYENISLTFENGKIVEASANDTEKISRIFDIDEGARYVGEFAIGVNPYVEKPMKDILFDEKIKGSFHFTPGNCYEEAPNGNQSSIHWDLVCIQTPEYGGGEIYFDGRLIRKDGRFVVEELLGLNPENLK; encoded by the coding sequence ATGGACGAAAGGATCAAAAAACTGGCATATAACCTGGTGAATTATTCCTGCCGGGTACAGCCTGGGGAAAACGTGTATGTCCATTATACGGGAATCGACACGGCCAATTTGGCCCGCCAGGTGGTGAAAGAGGTTTATCAGGCGGGAGGACGGCCCTACATTCATTTTACGGACAGCAGGATGCAGCGGGAGATGCTTCTCCATTGTACGGAAGAGCAGCTGCGGCTGATGGCTGAGGTGGACGGTATGGAGATGTCCAGGATGGACTGCTATCTGGGCATCCGGGGCGGCGATAATATCAATGAGCTTTCTGATGTGCCGCCGGAAAAGCTTTCACTTTACAGCTCCCTTTATACGACGCCGGTCCATCACGGCATCCGGGTGCCGAAGACGAAGTGGGTGGTGCTCCGTTACCCGTCGCCGTCCATGGCACAGAGCGCAGGCACAAGTCTGGAGGCCTTTGAGGATTTTTATTATGACGTGTGCTGCCTGGACTACAGAAAAATGGACGAGGCCATGAAGCCGCTGGTGGAGCTTATGAATAAGACGTCCCAGGTACGGATCAAGGGACCGGGTACGGATCTTACATTCTCCATAGAAGGGATTCCGGCCATTCCCTGCGCCGGAACGATGAATATTCCCGACGGTGAAGTGTTTACCGCTCCGGTTCGGGATTCTGTGAATGGAACGCTCCGCTACAACACTCCTTCCGTATATCAGGGCTTCACCTATGAAAATATCAGCCTGACCTTTGAAAATGGGAAAATCGTGGAAGCTTCGGCCAATGATACGGAGAAGATCAGCCGGATCTTTGACATCGACGAAGGGGCGCGTTATGTGGGCGAGTTTGCCATCGGGGTAAATCCCTATGTGGAAAAGCCCATGAAGGATATCTTGTTTGATGAAAAGATCAAAGGTTCCTTCCATTTTACTCCCGGCAACTGCTATGAGGAGGCCCCTAACGGAAACCAGTCTTCGATACACTGGGATCTGGTATGTATCCAGACGCCGGAGTACGGCGGCGGAGAGATCTATTTTGACGGCAGGCTGATCCGGAAGGACGGCAGATTTGTAGTGGAGGAGCTTCTGGGACTGAATCCGGAGAATCTCAAGTAA
- a CDS encoding YbaK/EbsC family protein, whose translation MSVEIVKEYLKKWNKDKDVREFEESSATVELAAQAVGVIPARIAKTLSFLSKDGVHCSLVVAAGDAKVDNSKYKRFFGCKAKMLSPEEVVSYTGHAVGGVCPFANPEGKVNTYLDESLRRFETVFPAAGSASSAVEMTCEELYLCGNAKGWIDVCKGWQEEA comes from the coding sequence ATGTCGGTGGAGATAGTAAAAGAATACCTGAAGAAATGGAATAAGGATAAAGACGTAAGAGAATTTGAAGAATCCAGCGCCACGGTGGAGCTGGCTGCCCAGGCAGTGGGCGTGATCCCGGCCAGGATCGCGAAGACCTTGTCGTTCTTATCGAAGGATGGGGTGCACTGCTCTCTGGTGGTGGCGGCGGGAGACGCCAAAGTTGACAATTCCAAATACAAGCGCTTTTTTGGATGCAAGGCAAAGATGCTGTCACCGGAGGAGGTCGTGTCATATACCGGACACGCTGTCGGAGGAGTATGCCCCTTTGCCAATCCCGAAGGTAAAGTGAATACGTATCTGGATGAGTCGCTGCGGCGGTTCGAGACGGTATTTCCCGCGGCCGGAAGCGCCAGCTCCGCCGTGGAAATGACCTGTGAAGAGCTGTATCTCTGCGGAAACGCAAAAGGGTGGATTGACGTGTGCAAAGGCTGGCAGGAGGAAGCATGA
- a CDS encoding ABC transporter permease produces the protein MVKLIRLEWKKNRIGRYILAAAAVAVLLCLFIFALTFWGIASEPDGTLDAAPGAGRISASIELFTSMSFLVFAGVMLASFIVSSYKNKTMNLMFSYPIRRQKILASQMAAVWIFNFTALILTKAAVYACVSIGAGFLQSPFAIDFDMGSLSFYIPLILKSFSVVSMSFIALFAGMAMKSSKATIITSFLLIFLTQANVGDLTMADQPVFPIVLTVISFLFAGMSLYNVEKRDLK, from the coding sequence ATGGTGAAACTTATCAGACTGGAATGGAAGAAAAACAGAATCGGACGATATATCCTCGCTGCGGCCGCGGTGGCTGTACTTCTCTGCCTGTTTATTTTCGCTCTGACATTTTGGGGAATTGCCAGTGAACCAGACGGAACGCTGGATGCCGCGCCCGGTGCGGGAAGAATATCTGCTTCCATAGAACTGTTTACAAGTATGTCTTTTCTCGTGTTTGCAGGAGTCATGCTGGCATCCTTTATCGTGAGCTCCTATAAGAACAAGACAATGAATCTGATGTTTTCTTATCCGATCAGACGTCAGAAAATATTGGCCTCTCAGATGGCCGCTGTTTGGATTTTTAATTTTACTGCGCTTATTCTCACAAAGGCAGCCGTTTATGCCTGCGTGTCCATAGGAGCAGGATTCCTGCAGTCGCCCTTTGCCATAGATTTTGACATGGGAAGCCTCTCTTTTTACATTCCGCTCATTTTAAAATCATTTTCTGTTGTGAGTATGAGCTTTATCGCCCTGTTTGCAGGCATGGCGATGAAATCCTCCAAGGCGACGATCATCACGTCATTTTTGCTGATCTTCCTCACACAGGCTAATGTGGGAGACCTTACCATGGCGGATCAGCCGGTCTTTCCCATTGTGCTGACTGTGATTTCCTTTCTGTTTGCGGGGATGTCTCTGTATAACGTGGAGAAGAGAGACCTTAAGTAA
- a CDS encoding ABC transporter ATP-binding protein, which translates to MPYIMQTDRLTKTIDGINLVEDVSIHVEKGEIYGFLGPNGAGKTTVMKMMTNLWKPTGGTVEAFGTVLGPASYEVLKRMGSIIEFPTFYDHLSGRENLWFHCEYMGYYNRKSVEEVLEMLRLTDSADKPVRKYSLGMRQRLGIARAIICRPELVILDEPTNGLDPAGMKQIRDLFCKLCTEYGMTFIISSHLLSEIEHIADTIGIISCGRLKDEISMDRISEKNTAFIELSAEDVRKAAYVLSDKLQLSNFKIVDDTNIRIYEADITVQKISKELMINGVDIVSIKKKTETLEDYFLKMTEEVRQ; encoded by the coding sequence ATGCCATATATCATGCAGACAGACCGCCTGACGAAGACCATTGACGGGATAAATCTGGTGGAGGATGTCAGTATTCATGTGGAAAAAGGGGAAATCTATGGATTTCTGGGACCGAATGGGGCGGGAAAGACCACGGTGATGAAGATGATGACGAATCTTTGGAAGCCGACGGGCGGAACGGTCGAGGCGTTTGGAACCGTGCTGGGTCCGGCTTCCTATGAGGTACTGAAACGGATGGGAAGTATCATCGAATTTCCGACATTCTATGACCATCTGAGCGGAAGAGAAAACCTGTGGTTTCATTGTGAATACATGGGGTACTATAATCGGAAAAGTGTGGAAGAAGTCCTGGAAATGCTCAGGCTGACAGATTCCGCAGACAAGCCTGTCAGAAAGTATTCTCTGGGGATGAGGCAGAGGCTGGGAATCGCCCGCGCCATCATATGCAGGCCTGAACTTGTGATCCTGGATGAACCGACAAACGGGCTTGACCCGGCCGGAATGAAACAGATACGGGATCTGTTTTGCAAATTGTGTACAGAGTATGGTATGACCTTTATCATCTCCAGCCATCTTCTTTCGGAGATAGAACATATCGCGGATACGATCGGTATCATAAGCTGCGGAAGATTGAAAGATGAGATTTCCATGGACAGAATATCCGAAAAAAATACTGCTTTTATTGAACTGTCGGCCGAGGATGTCAGAAAAGCGGCTTATGTGCTGTCCGATAAACTGCAGCTGAGTAATTTTAAAATTGTGGACGACACGAATATCCGTATATACGAGGCGGATATCACGGTGCAGAAAATTTCTAAAGAGCTGATGATAAACGGCGTGGATATTGTCTCCATCAAGAAGAAGACGGAAACTTTGGAGGATTATTTTTTAAAAATGACGGAGGAGGTGAGACAGTAA
- a CDS encoding Crp/Fnr family transcriptional regulator: MKDELTARDFAVLQKNRLFQGLSGETLQYALDFFSAVPKRYEKGEFLHRVGSRMTRFGLVLSGRVQVHMDDIDGNPIIMANVTEGNTFGESMCFLEIEEEPVTICAATGVKVLWLSTEEIKRMPGGGTGNSHSLTLRFITLLTEKTLAMNDRIQILSKKSLRGKLIVFFSQCAHQYGSDTFTLPFNRNEMAAYLGADRSALSRELAKMQEEGILQFYKEKFRLMKRTEED, translated from the coding sequence ATGAAGGACGAGCTGACTGCGAGGGATTTTGCGGTACTGCAGAAAAACAGGCTTTTTCAGGGGCTGTCAGGGGAGACGCTCCAGTATGCCCTGGATTTTTTTTCTGCCGTTCCCAAACGGTATGAGAAGGGAGAATTCCTTCATAGAGTAGGAAGCCGGATGACCAGGTTCGGCCTGGTATTATCCGGCAGAGTGCAGGTACATATGGATGACATAGACGGGAACCCTATCATCATGGCCAACGTGACAGAGGGGAATACCTTTGGAGAGTCCATGTGTTTTCTGGAGATAGAGGAAGAACCAGTCACAATCTGTGCTGCCACAGGGGTAAAAGTTCTGTGGCTGAGTACGGAGGAGATCAAAAGGATGCCGGGCGGCGGCACAGGAAATTCCCATAGTCTTACTCTGAGATTTATCACGCTGCTCACCGAGAAGACGCTGGCCATGAATGACAGGATCCAGATTTTGTCCAAAAAGAGCCTGCGGGGGAAGCTGATCGTGTTTTTTTCCCAATGCGCCCATCAGTACGGCAGCGATACGTTTACGCTTCCGTTTAACAGAAATGAAATGGCCGCCTATCTTGGCGCCGATCGGAGTGCCTTGTCCCGGGAACTGGCTAAAATGCAGGAGGAAGGAATCCTTCAGTTCTATAAGGAAAAATTCAGGCTTATGAAAAGAACAGAAGAGGATTAG
- a CDS encoding ABC transporter substrate-binding protein encodes MKKIISAVMTVIMLAMVFAGCGKKAEEAASIRLGGLKGPTSMGMVKLLDDAENEKSKSKIEFTMSGSADELTPKLLKGDLDILAVPANLGAILYNNSDGAVQFLAVNTLGVIYMVEKGGQTVNGWQDLKGKTIYATGKGSTPEYALNYLLEQNGLDPETDVTVEWKSEPAEVVAQMAAQESAIAMLPQPFVTVAGAQIEGLNVVLDLTEEWKALDNGSQFITAGLVVRKEFAEKYPEQLKQFLEEYKASTEYVNENLEDASALVEKYDIVKAAVAQKAIPYCNIVYVDGSEMETAMKGYLQVLYDQNPASVGGELPGDDFYYEGK; translated from the coding sequence ATGAAAAAAATAATATCTGCCGTTATGACGGTCATTATGCTGGCGATGGTATTCGCCGGATGCGGGAAAAAAGCAGAAGAGGCTGCGTCCATCCGGCTTGGAGGCCTGAAGGGGCCCACGTCCATGGGTATGGTAAAGCTTTTGGATGACGCGGAGAACGAAAAGAGCAAAAGCAAGATTGAGTTTACGATGTCTGGCTCGGCGGATGAACTGACGCCGAAGCTTTTAAAAGGGGATTTGGATATCCTGGCGGTTCCGGCCAATCTGGGGGCGATCCTCTATAACAATTCCGACGGGGCCGTACAGTTCTTGGCGGTCAATACCCTCGGGGTGATTTACATGGTGGAAAAGGGCGGACAGACTGTCAACGGATGGCAGGACCTTAAGGGAAAGACCATTTATGCCACAGGAAAAGGCTCCACTCCGGAATACGCGCTTAATTACCTCCTGGAACAGAACGGTTTGGATCCGGAAACGGACGTGACAGTAGAATGGAAAAGCGAGCCTGCAGAAGTAGTGGCCCAGATGGCGGCGCAGGAGAGCGCCATTGCCATGCTTCCGCAGCCTTTTGTAACGGTGGCGGGGGCTCAGATCGAGGGACTGAACGTGGTTCTGGATTTGACAGAAGAATGGAAGGCTCTGGACAACGGAAGCCAGTTCATTACAGCAGGTCTCGTGGTGCGCAAAGAGTTCGCGGAAAAATATCCGGAACAGCTGAAACAATTCCTGGAGGAATATAAAGCGTCCACAGAATACGTTAATGAAAATCTGGAGGATGCTTCTGCCCTGGTGGAAAAATACGATATCGTAAAGGCTGCCGTGGCACAGAAAGCGATTCCTTACTGCAATATTGTTTATGTGGACGGAAGTGAGATGGAGACGGCCATGAAGGGATATCTGCAGGTGCTGTACGATCAGAATCCTGCTTCCGTGGGCGGAGAACTGCCGGGTGATGATTTTTATTATGAAGGTAAATAG